From Streptomyces durmitorensis, a single genomic window includes:
- a CDS encoding response regulator transcription factor has translation MRVVIAEDSVLLREGLTRLLTDRGHDVVAGVGDADALIKTVNELSSEGALPDVVVADVRMPPTHTDEGVRAAVHLRQQFPGLGVLVLSQYVEEQYATELLAGSSRGVGYLLKDRVAEVREFVDAVVRVAQGGTALDPEVVAQLLGRSRKQDVLAGLTPREREVLGLMAEGRTNSAVARQLVVSDGAVEKHVSNIFLKLGLSQSDGDHRRVLAVLTYLNS, from the coding sequence GTGCGGGTCGTCATCGCCGAGGATTCAGTGCTGCTGAGGGAGGGCCTGACCCGGTTGCTGACCGACCGCGGGCACGACGTCGTCGCGGGGGTGGGCGACGCGGACGCGCTGATCAAGACGGTCAACGAACTCTCCTCGGAGGGCGCGCTGCCCGATGTGGTCGTCGCCGACGTGCGGATGCCGCCGACCCACACCGACGAGGGGGTGCGGGCCGCGGTGCATCTGCGCCAACAGTTCCCCGGGCTCGGGGTGCTCGTCCTCTCGCAGTACGTCGAGGAGCAGTACGCCACCGAACTCCTCGCCGGATCCAGCCGTGGCGTCGGCTATCTGCTCAAGGACCGTGTCGCCGAGGTGCGCGAGTTCGTGGACGCGGTGGTGCGTGTCGCGCAGGGCGGCACCGCGCTCGACCCGGAGGTCGTGGCGCAACTGCTCGGCCGCAGCCGCAAGCAGGACGTCCTCGCGGGGCTTACACCGCGCGAGCGCGAGGTACTCGGTCTGATGGCCGAGGGGCGGACGAACTCCGCGGTCGCCCGGCAGTTGGTGGTGAGTGACGGGGCCGTCGAGAAGCACGTCAGCAACATCTTCCTGAAGCTGGGGCTCTCCCAGAGCGACGGGGACCACCGGCGCGTACTGGCGGTTCTCACCTACCTCAACTCCTAG
- a CDS encoding 2-oxoacid:acceptor oxidoreductase subunit alpha: protein MTSQVSSPAEQADGAVVGEQRKPAGEKDVRRLDRVIIRFAGDSGDGMQLTGDRFTSETASFGNDLSTLPNFPAEIRAPAGTLPGVSSFQLHFADHDILTPGDAPNVLVAMNPAALKANIADVPRGAEIIVNTDEFSKRAMQKVGYEVSPLEDGSLDGYSVHPVPLTTLTVEALKEFDLSRKDAGRSKNMFALGLLSWMYHRPTEGTEKFLRAKFAKKPDIAEANITAFHAGWNFGETTEDFAVSYEVAPASHAFPAGTYRNISGNLALSYGLIAAGQQADLPLYLGSYPITPASDILHELSKHKNFGVRTFQAEDEIAGIGAALGAAFGGSLAVTTTSGPGVALKSETIGLAVSLELPLLVVDIQRGGPSTGLPTKTEQADLLQAMFGRNGEAPVPIVAPKTPADCFDAAIEAARIAVTYRTPVFLLSDGYLANGSEPWRIPDTDELPDLRVQFASGTNHTEDDGTEVFWPYKRDPQTLARPWAIPGTPGLEHRIGGIEKQDGTGNISYDPANHDFMVRTRQAKIDGIEVPDLEVDDATGDATLLVLGWGSTYGPITAAVRRLRAVGESVAQAHLRHLNPFPRNLGEVLKRYDKVVIPEMNLGQLATLLRAKYLVDAVSYNQVNGMPFKAEQLATALKEAING from the coding sequence GTGACCAGCCAGGTCAGTAGCCCAGCCGAGCAGGCCGATGGGGCAGTCGTCGGAGAGCAGCGCAAGCCTGCTGGTGAGAAGGATGTACGCCGTCTGGACCGGGTGATCATCCGCTTCGCGGGTGACTCCGGTGACGGTATGCAACTCACCGGTGACCGGTTCACTTCGGAGACGGCGTCCTTCGGGAACGACCTCTCGACACTGCCGAACTTCCCCGCCGAGATCCGTGCTCCTGCCGGGACCCTGCCGGGCGTCTCGTCCTTTCAGCTGCATTTCGCCGACCACGACATCCTCACGCCGGGCGACGCGCCGAACGTCCTCGTCGCGATGAACCCGGCGGCGCTGAAGGCGAACATCGCCGATGTGCCGCGGGGCGCGGAGATCATCGTCAACACGGACGAGTTCTCCAAACGGGCGATGCAGAAGGTCGGCTACGAGGTCTCGCCGCTGGAGGACGGCTCACTGGACGGCTACAGCGTCCATCCGGTGCCGCTGACGACGCTGACGGTCGAGGCGCTCAAGGAGTTCGACCTCTCGCGCAAGGACGCGGGGCGCAGCAAGAACATGTTCGCCCTGGGGTTGCTGTCGTGGATGTACCACCGGCCGACCGAGGGCACCGAGAAGTTCCTGCGGGCGAAGTTCGCCAAGAAGCCGGACATCGCCGAAGCCAACATCACGGCCTTCCACGCCGGCTGGAACTTCGGCGAGACGACGGAGGACTTCGCGGTCTCGTACGAGGTCGCGCCCGCCTCCCATGCCTTCCCGGCCGGCACGTACCGCAACATCTCCGGGAACCTCGCCCTGTCGTACGGCCTGATCGCCGCGGGTCAACAGGCCGATCTGCCGCTCTACTTGGGCTCGTACCCGATCACTCCGGCCTCCGACATCCTGCACGAGCTGTCCAAGCACAAGAACTTCGGCGTGCGGACCTTCCAGGCCGAGGACGAGATCGCGGGCATCGGCGCCGCGCTCGGCGCGGCGTTCGGCGGCTCGCTCGCGGTGACGACGACGTCCGGGCCCGGTGTGGCGCTGAAGTCGGAGACCATCGGGCTCGCGGTCTCGCTCGAACTGCCGCTGCTGGTCGTGGACATCCAGCGCGGTGGGCCTTCCACCGGCCTGCCGACCAAGACCGAGCAGGCGGACCTGCTCCAGGCCATGTTCGGGCGCAACGGCGAGGCGCCGGTGCCGATCGTGGCGCCGAAGACTCCCGCCGACTGCTTCGACGCGGCGATCGAGGCGGCCCGTATCGCGGTCACCTACCGCACGCCGGTGTTCCTGCTGTCGGACGGCTATCTGGCCAATGGTTCGGAGCCCTGGCGCATCCCCGACACCGATGAACTCCCGGACCTGCGCGTGCAGTTCGCCTCGGGGACCAACCACACCGAGGACGACGGCACCGAGGTCTTCTGGCCCTACAAGCGCGACCCGCAGACGCTGGCCCGTCCATGGGCGATCCCCGGCACGCCCGGCCTCGAACACCGCATCGGCGGCATCGAGAAGCAGGACGGCACCGGCAACATCTCGTACGACCCCGCCAACCACGACTTCATGGTCCGCACCCGCCAGGCCAAGATCGACGGCATCGAGGTCCCGGACCTGGAGGTCGACGACGCGACCGGCGACGCCACGTTGCTCGTCCTCGGCTGGGGTTCGACGTACGGCCCCATCACCGCGGCGGTACGTCGCCTGCGCGCGGTCGGCGAGAGCGTCGCGCAGGCCCATCTGCGCCACCTCAACCCGTTCCCGCGGAATCTGGGCGAGGTCCTGAAGCGTTACGACAAGGTGGTGATTCCCGAGATGAACCTCGGGCAGCTCGCCACACTGCTCCGCGCCAAGTACCTCGTGGACGCGGTCTCGTACAACCAGGTCAATGGAATGCCGTTCAAGGCCGAGCAGCTCGCCACGGCTCTCAAGGAGGCCATCAATGGCTGA